From the genome of Synchiropus splendidus isolate RoL2022-P1 chromosome 17, RoL_Sspl_1.0, whole genome shotgun sequence, one region includes:
- the cnih2 gene encoding protein cornichon homolog 2 yields the protein MAFTFAAFCYMLTLVLCAALIFFVIWQIIAFDELRTDFKNPIDQSNPTRARERILNIERICNLLRRLVVPEYSIHGLFCLMFMCAGEWVTLGLNIPLLFYHLWRFFHRPADGSEVMYDPVSVMNADILNYCQKESWCKLGFYLLSFFYYLYSMVYALVSF from the exons ATGGCGTTCACCTTTGCGGCCTTCTGCTACATGCTCACCCTGGTTCTGTGTGCCGCCCTCATCTTCTTCGTCATTTGGCAG atcATTGCATTCGATGAGCTCCGGACAGATTTCAAGAACCCCATCGATCAGAGCAATCCCACCAGAGCG AGAGAAAGGATTCTCAACATTGAGCGAATCTGCAACCTTCTCCGCAGA CTGGTGGTCCCGGAGTACTCCATCCATGGACTCTTCTGTCTGATGTTCATGTGTGCTGGAGAGTGGGTCACGCTTGGTCTCAATATCCCTTTGCTCTTCTACCATCTGTGGAG GTTTTTCCACCGGCCAGCTgatgggtcagaggtcatgtaTGATCCTGTCAGTGTGATGAATGCAGACATTCTAAACTATTGCCAAAAGGAGTCCTGGTGTAAACTTGGATTTTACCTGCTGTCTTTCTTCTACTATCTCTACAG TATGGTGTATGCCTTGGTGAGCTTCTAA